One window from the genome of Pelodictyon luteolum DSM 273 encodes:
- a CDS encoding M24 family metallopeptidase: MGMSGIEDFREAALAAVRSAMEERRLGGFIITDLSTIRWLTGFSGSSARLLVTPSVCRLFTDFRYREQAEREVAVAETVVVQEGVAAELASGRHPLKGTVALQSDTVLWQDAKRFMEALANRCSLEPLAGFFNEFRMVKNPVELNLMQNAADISGKVLDAVVPMISERVSECDIATEISCLHRKFGGEKDSFDPIVAGGARSAMPHARPTGEQFREGALVVIDMGCMAGGYASDQTRTVALGRVPDEARRVYDIVREAQQLGIRSARCGMKARELDAVVRSFIAGHGYGEAFGHGLGHGIGLEVHEEPRISLKGEAVLQEGMVFTIEPGIYLEGRFGVRIEDTVVMEAGGARPLQRFTKELIEL, from the coding sequence ATGGGTATGTCAGGAATCGAGGATTTCCGGGAGGCGGCACTCGCTGCCGTACGCAGCGCAATGGAGGAGCGGAGGCTTGGAGGGTTCATCATAACTGACCTCTCTACAATCCGCTGGCTGACGGGCTTTTCGGGTTCGAGCGCCAGGTTGCTTGTTACTCCGTCCGTCTGCCGCCTGTTCACTGATTTCAGGTATCGGGAGCAGGCCGAACGGGAAGTTGCCGTTGCCGAGACGGTTGTCGTTCAGGAAGGGGTTGCCGCAGAACTCGCCTCGGGCCGCCATCCTCTCAAGGGAACAGTCGCACTGCAGTCCGATACCGTTTTGTGGCAGGATGCGAAGCGTTTCATGGAGGCGCTCGCTAACCGGTGCAGCCTGGAGCCTCTGGCTGGTTTTTTCAACGAATTCAGGATGGTGAAAAATCCGGTTGAACTCAACCTCATGCAGAATGCCGCCGACATCAGCGGGAAGGTGCTCGACGCTGTAGTGCCGATGATCTCCGAGCGGGTGAGCGAATGTGATATCGCAACGGAGATTTCCTGTCTGCACCGGAAGTTTGGAGGCGAGAAAGATTCGTTCGATCCCATTGTCGCCGGCGGCGCGCGGTCTGCCATGCCGCATGCACGTCCGACCGGGGAGCAGTTCCGGGAGGGGGCACTTGTGGTCATCGACATGGGCTGCATGGCGGGAGGGTACGCCTCCGACCAGACCCGGACCGTTGCTCTCGGAAGGGTGCCGGACGAGGCACGCCGGGTCTACGACATCGTCCGCGAGGCACAGCAACTCGGTATCCGTTCGGCCCGGTGCGGGATGAAGGCAAGAGAGCTTGATGCCGTTGTCCGCTCGTTCATCGCCGGTCACGGCTACGGTGAGGCGTTCGGCCACGGTCTCGGCCACGGAATCGGCCTCGAGGTGCACGAGGAGCCGCGCATCAGCTTGAAGGGGGAGGCGGTGCTGCAAGAGGGTATGGTATTCACCATTGAGCCGGGCATCTATCTGGAGGGGCGGTTCGGGGTGCGCATCGAAGACACGGTTGTGATGGAGGCGGGTGGGGCAAGACCGCTGCAGCGGTTCACGAAGGAACTGATCGAGCTGTAA